In Chryseobacterium lactis, a single genomic region encodes these proteins:
- a CDS encoding DUF1294 domain-containing protein — MIPFLLIANVITFGVFGFDKLQAKKHQWRISENVLLGLSLVGIVGAASGMLIFNHKVSKKSFLVKFFLIVLIDVVLLYRFIRH, encoded by the coding sequence ATGATTCCTTTTCTGCTGATCGCTAACGTGATTACTTTCGGAGTTTTTGGATTTGATAAACTGCAGGCCAAAAAACATCAATGGCGAATTTCTGAGAACGTTCTTTTAGGACTTTCACTGGTAGGCATTGTAGGTGCAGCTTCGGGAATGCTTATCTTTAATCATAAAGTTTCCAAAAAATCTTTTCTGGTGAAATTTTTCCTGATCGTTTTAATCGATGTTGTATTGTTATATCGGTTCATCAGACATTGA
- a CDS encoding type 1 glutamine amidotransferase domain-containing protein, with translation MSKKIAILATHGFEESELQSPKEYLEQQGWTTNIISPEPGTIKAWAEKDWGKDYSVDKTLDEVTASDYDALVLPGGVINPDQLRTNEKALSFVKDFFIQNKPVAAICHGPQILINAEAVNGKNMTSVHSISKDLMNAGAHWEDQEVVVDNGLVTSRTPKDLPAFNAKMVEEIREGKHVEQGL, from the coding sequence ATGTCAAAAAAAATTGCAATTCTGGCCACCCACGGTTTTGAAGAAAGTGAACTCCAATCTCCAAAAGAATATCTTGAACAGCAGGGCTGGACAACAAATATCATAAGCCCCGAACCGGGAACCATTAAAGCCTGGGCTGAAAAGGACTGGGGAAAGGATTATTCCGTAGATAAAACCTTGGATGAAGTGACAGCTTCCGACTATGATGCATTGGTTCTGCCGGGTGGGGTGATTAATCCCGATCAGTTAAGAACAAATGAAAAGGCATTATCTTTTGTGAAAGATTTCTTTATTCAGAATAAGCCTGTTGCTGCTATTTGCCATGGGCCACAAATTCTGATCAATGCTGAGGCAGTTAATGGTAAGAACATGACGTCAGTACATTCTATCAGCAAAGACCTCATGAATGCCGGAGCTCATTGGGAAGATCAGGAAGTTGTTGTAGATAATGGGCTGGTAACAAGCAGAACCCCTAAAGATTTACCTGCCTTTAATGCTAAAATGGTTGAGGAAATTAGAGAAGGAAAACATGTAGAGCAAGGGTTATAA
- a CDS encoding YceI family protein, producing the protein MKKLSVIALVGVGLLVASCNSKEKTDTALATEQAVAESKGEILAVDTTTSVVNWKAFHKGGFAPRWGTLNVKSGDLSIEAGQVVAGNFNIDMTSIKVDPASVTEKDKKPADLEAHLKNPDFFNVEKNPVSDFKITSVTDLKEAPKDAVAGANKTVSGNLTLLGKTMNVTFPAKVDVVDNSATVQAKFTVNRTDWGIKFGTSEADPAEWMISKDIEIAIDVKAKK; encoded by the coding sequence ATGAAAAAACTTAGTGTAATCGCATTAGTAGGAGTAGGATTGCTTGTAGCATCATGTAATAGTAAAGAAAAAACAGATACAGCATTAGCTACTGAGCAAGCCGTTGCAGAAAGCAAAGGAGAAATATTGGCAGTAGATACTACAACTTCTGTGGTGAATTGGAAAGCTTTCCATAAAGGTGGCTTTGCTCCGCGTTGGGGAACATTGAATGTAAAATCAGGAGACTTAAGCATTGAAGCAGGACAGGTTGTAGCTGGAAACTTCAATATTGATATGACTTCCATTAAAGTTGACCCGGCTTCAGTTACTGAAAAAGATAAAAAACCAGCTGACTTAGAAGCTCACCTGAAAAACCCTGACTTCTTTAATGTAGAAAAAAATCCTGTTTCAGACTTTAAAATTACAAGCGTAACAGATTTAAAAGAAGCACCTAAAGATGCTGTTGCAGGAGCAAACAAAACCGTAAGCGGAAACCTTACTTTATTAGGAAAAACAATGAACGTTACGTTCCCTGCTAAAGTAGATGTAGTAGATAACTCAGCGACTGTTCAGGCTAAATTTACAGTAAACAGAACCGATTGGGGAATCAAATTCGGTACTTCAGAAGCAGATCCTGCAGAATGGATGATCAGCAAAGACATCGAAATTGCTATCGACGTTAAAGCAAAAAAATAA